One Vampirovibrio chlorellavorus genomic window carries:
- a CDS encoding phage tail protein, with translation MYRIDNSTSVTTAPNVPAPAQERYFTNGDPGAGVAATKLDSWWFNMIQEEIRQAIVDAGLIPNKNDNTQLSQAIQNRIAAAGSGIPSGTLHPWPTADIPSGYLLCDGSAVDRTTFADLFTVIGTTYGAGDGVTTFNLPDLRGRFPLGKDDMGGVSANRVTDGQADVLGGFGGTEKHTLTVAEMPSHGHSYSAPSHSGSGMNFNGSGDGPVGTTTGATGGGQPHENMPPYLTLNYIIKS, from the coding sequence ATGTATCGCATTGACAATTCAACCAGCGTGACGACCGCACCCAATGTCCCTGCTCCCGCCCAAGAGCGGTATTTCACCAACGGGGATCCCGGAGCTGGCGTTGCGGCCACCAAGCTGGATAGCTGGTGGTTCAACATGATCCAGGAAGAAATCAGGCAAGCCATCGTGGATGCGGGTCTGATTCCCAATAAGAATGACAATACCCAGTTGTCTCAAGCCATCCAGAACCGGATAGCCGCAGCCGGATCCGGCATCCCCTCGGGCACCTTGCATCCCTGGCCAACAGCGGATATTCCTTCGGGGTATCTGCTGTGCGATGGTTCTGCGGTTGATCGAACGACATTTGCCGATCTCTTTACTGTCATCGGTACGACCTATGGGGCGGGTGATGGGGTCACTACATTCAACCTGCCCGATTTGCGAGGGCGATTTCCCTTGGGAAAAGATGACATGGGCGGCGTTTCGGCCAACCGGGTCACGGACGGACAGGCGGATGTGCTGGGCGGGTTTGGCGGCACGGAAAAGCACACACTGACAGTGGCTGAAATGCCCTCTCACGGCCACAGTTATTCGGCGCCTTCCCATAGTGGAAGCGGCATGAACTTTAACGGTTCCGGTGACGGGCCGGTGGGGACCACAACCGGTGCTACCGGAGGCGGGCAACCCCATGAAAACATGCCGCCTTATCTCACGTTGAACTACATCATCAAATCCTGA
- a CDS encoding phage tail protein — translation MYRIDNVTSVATPPAIPPAQSEAFWDRGTHMEDWWLNMIQEEIRSVVLAGGLNPDKADNTQFTKAIDALIQEAGLAVETGSILWFAGEKIPAGYLECDGRAVSRTDYQRLFAVLDTSYGVGNGATTFNVPDLRGRFVLGKDDMGGTSADRVVALQADSLGGAGGLDKVQLSVAELPSHTHTYSVASSSGGGMNFNDSGDGNVSTTTGNTGGNQAHNNIPPFITLKAIIKS, via the coding sequence ATGTATCGTATCGATAACGTGACATCGGTGGCCACACCACCGGCGATTCCGCCTGCTCAAAGCGAAGCCTTCTGGGACAGGGGCACCCATATGGAAGATTGGTGGCTCAACATGATTCAGGAGGAAATCCGCTCGGTTGTTTTGGCTGGGGGATTAAACCCGGATAAAGCGGACAATACCCAGTTCACCAAGGCGATTGATGCTCTCATCCAGGAAGCGGGTCTGGCGGTGGAAACGGGATCCATCCTCTGGTTTGCCGGAGAAAAAATTCCGGCGGGTTATCTGGAATGTGACGGTCGGGCCGTTTCCAGAACCGATTACCAGCGCCTATTCGCTGTTTTGGATACAAGTTATGGCGTAGGAAACGGGGCCACCACCTTTAACGTGCCGGATCTTCGGGGACGCTTTGTCCTGGGCAAAGACGATATGGGTGGCACCAGCGCGGATCGGGTGGTTGCCCTTCAAGCGGATTCTCTTGGAGGCGCGGGCGGTTTGGATAAAGTCCAGTTGAGTGTGGCGGAGCTACCCAGCCACACCCACACCTATAGCGTGGCCAGCTCCAGCGGGGGCGGCATGAATTTTAACGATTCCGGAGACGGCAATGTCTCGACGACAACCGGCAACACGGGCGGAAACCAGGCCCATAACAACATACCCCCTTTTATCACGCTCAAGGCCATCATTAAAAGCTAG
- a CDS encoding YmfQ family protein codes for MSASAKDYYEQIKKLKPSGQAWPDEDDLTQNRLLQALADESARIDERADDLSDELDPRVTLELLMDWERTAGLPDPCTGLAQTVELRRQAVVDKLNARGGQHKQYFIDLAARFGFVISITETWPTTAGMPCGIGDYGDTWLHYWEVNAPLDTIRHTKTGIGSCGDPIRSWGNEILECLINRYKPAHTIVIFTYS; via the coding sequence ATGAGTGCAAGCGCCAAGGATTATTACGAGCAAATTAAAAAGCTCAAACCCAGCGGGCAGGCGTGGCCGGATGAGGACGATCTCACCCAGAACCGGCTATTGCAGGCATTGGCTGATGAATCCGCCCGTATCGATGAGCGGGCGGATGACTTGAGCGATGAACTCGATCCCCGCGTGACACTCGAACTCCTGATGGATTGGGAGCGAACGGCAGGCTTGCCCGATCCCTGCACCGGCCTTGCTCAAACAGTTGAGCTACGACGCCAAGCGGTGGTGGATAAGCTCAACGCCCGTGGCGGTCAGCACAAGCAGTATTTCATCGATCTGGCCGCACGGTTCGGCTTTGTGATTTCCATTACCGAAACCTGGCCAACCACTGCCGGGATGCCTTGTGGAATCGGCGATTACGGGGACACCTGGCTGCATTACTGGGAAGTCAATGCGCCCCTAGACACCATTCGCCATACCAAGACTGGCATCGGATCCTGCGGGGATCCGATTCGCAGTTGGGGTAATGAGATTCTGGAATGCCTCATTAACCGCTATAAGCCAGCCCACACCATCGTGATTTTCACCTATAGCTAG
- a CDS encoding baseplate J/gp47 family protein — MDTNFARPTLEQLLDRIRGDINTRISGADSRVRRSFLGVIARILAGLAHGLYGYLDFIARQGIPDTAEREYMERWAAVWGVDRKAATKAQGNCTFTGNNGSLINIGQKLQRGDGELFETVKAGVIDGNILILTVRALKAGKNGNTVTGTILTFVNPISGFNAESTAGELTGGTDTETDASLRERMLARIQQPPHGGALFDYVNWAREVEGVTRAWATQELGAGTVTVRFMMDNTYPDGIPQGDDVTRANDYIQNLRPVTAQVFVVAPTPAPIDFEIVLLDSDGSPVADPLIQAAAEAELADLFKREGEPGGTIYLSRIREAISIAQGEFAHNLLSPLANVSVGIGEIPVVGTITWS, encoded by the coding sequence ATGGACACCAACTTTGCACGGCCCACTTTGGAGCAACTGCTCGACAGAATCCGGGGCGATATTAACACGCGGATTTCGGGAGCCGATTCCAGGGTCAGGCGGTCCTTTCTGGGTGTCATCGCCCGTATCCTGGCGGGCCTGGCCCATGGCTTGTATGGCTACCTGGACTTTATCGCCAGACAAGGCATTCCCGATACCGCAGAGCGCGAGTATATGGAACGCTGGGCGGCTGTGTGGGGGGTGGATCGAAAAGCGGCTACCAAAGCCCAAGGCAATTGTACCTTTACCGGTAATAACGGAAGCCTGATAAACATTGGCCAGAAACTGCAACGCGGAGATGGGGAGCTGTTTGAAACCGTCAAAGCCGGGGTCATTGATGGAAATATCCTGATTTTAACAGTCCGGGCCTTAAAAGCCGGAAAAAATGGCAATACCGTCACCGGAACCATTCTTACTTTTGTAAACCCGATTTCAGGCTTTAACGCCGAATCAACGGCGGGCGAACTGACGGGCGGCACCGATACCGAAACCGATGCCAGTTTGCGGGAAAGAATGCTCGCCCGGATTCAACAACCGCCCCATGGGGGAGCGCTCTTTGATTATGTGAACTGGGCTCGCGAAGTGGAAGGCGTCACAAGAGCCTGGGCCACGCAAGAACTCGGGGCGGGCACAGTGACGGTGCGTTTTATGATGGATAACACGTACCCGGACGGGATTCCGCAAGGGGACGATGTCACCAGAGCCAATGACTATATCCAGAATCTGCGCCCGGTGACGGCTCAGGTCTTTGTGGTTGCTCCAACGCCTGCTCCCATCGATTTTGAAATTGTTCTTCTGGATAGCGACGGTTCTCCCGTTGCCGATCCGTTGATTCAAGCGGCTGCGGAAGCGGAACTTGCCGATCTGTTCAAGCGTGAAGGCGAGCCGGGCGGCACCATTTATTTGTCCCGCATCCGGGAAGCGATCTCCATTGCCCAAGGGGAATTTGCCCATAACCTGCTGAGTCCATTGGCGAATGTGTCCGTTGGGATTGGCGAAATCCCGGTTGTGGGAACCATCACCTGGAGCTAG
- a CDS encoding phage GP46 family protein produces the protein MTRDIRLFHHAGEGGTLGYFDAQLKYRDLEADETLETSVIVSLFTDKRAALTDPLPAGETFRRGWWGDTFAALDGDEIGSHLWLLAREKATQETLNRAKEYSLEALAWLIDDGIAENVQVTTFWVSKIAGVMGITVEITKMTGSKERFNLIWNRLLQGEPSTAVAPHKILSLESNQDFLATDDNQFLEQ, from the coding sequence ATGACAAGAGACATTCGCCTCTTTCACCATGCCGGTGAAGGGGGAACCCTGGGCTACTTTGACGCTCAGCTCAAATACCGCGATCTTGAAGCGGATGAAACGCTAGAAACCTCTGTAATAGTCAGTCTGTTTACAGATAAACGGGCGGCCTTGACCGATCCGCTTCCCGCTGGGGAAACTTTTCGCCGGGGTTGGTGGGGCGATACCTTTGCGGCACTGGATGGGGATGAAATCGGATCGCACCTCTGGCTTTTGGCTCGGGAAAAGGCCACGCAAGAAACGCTCAACCGGGCCAAAGAGTATTCCCTTGAAGCCCTCGCCTGGCTCATTGATGACGGTATTGCCGAAAACGTTCAGGTCACCACCTTTTGGGTGAGCAAAATCGCTGGGGTGATGGGAATCACCGTTGAAATCACCAAGATGACGGGCTCCAAAGAGCGTTTCAACTTGATCTGGAACCGGCTCCTGCAAGGCGAACCCTCCACGGCTGTGGCCCCTCACAAAATCCTGTCGCTTGAAAGCAATCAGGACTTCCTGGCCACCGATGATAACCAATTCCTGGAGCAATAA
- a CDS encoding phage baseplate assembly protein V → MDLRDFDKLTGKMKRRIFNMLARGVVKLIDDAGGYQLIQSDLLAGETRSGIERMQQYGFTGHPPAGSEALVVFMNGDRSHGVVMAVEHREFRKRNLAEGDVAVYTQKGNFAHFKADGEVILETPENNITLESKDGKIYLKATGNIIIQSDAVARLEGNEVEIHAVSRIKWDCGGRGYDYFPTHTDSYAQCTVPGSDNPCMPPEHGGPGAT, encoded by the coding sequence CAAACTCACCGGCAAAATGAAGCGCCGGATTTTTAATATGCTCGCTCGCGGTGTGGTGAAGCTCATTGATGATGCAGGCGGGTATCAGCTGATCCAGTCTGATTTGCTGGCTGGTGAAACCCGGTCGGGCATTGAGCGGATGCAGCAATATGGTTTTACCGGCCATCCGCCTGCTGGATCTGAAGCGCTGGTGGTTTTCATGAACGGGGATCGCTCTCACGGGGTAGTGATGGCCGTTGAGCACCGGGAATTCAGGAAACGGAATCTTGCTGAAGGGGATGTGGCCGTCTATACCCAGAAAGGCAATTTCGCTCATTTCAAGGCTGACGGAGAAGTCATTTTAGAAACACCGGAAAACAACATCACCCTGGAATCCAAAGACGGCAAAATCTATCTGAAAGCAACAGGCAACATCATCATCCAATCAGATGCTGTGGCACGGCTGGAAGGCAATGAGGTGGAAATCCATGCCGTAAGCAGAATCAAGTGGGACTGTGGTGGCCGGGGATACGATTACTTTCCGACTCACACGGATAGTTACGCCCAATGCACGGTCCCGGGATCTGATAATCCTTGCATGCCGCCTGAACACGGTGGGCCGGGAGCGACTTAA